TTTGTACGAACTTCCTTCCCCGGTTGGTAGAGCGCGTGGTCAAAGGCTTCATATTTATTTTCACCACTGCTTTTTCTATCATAGCGAGCTGAGATCAATTTTACCAATTCTTCATGGTCTACATAGCCTGCAGCCACGATGATGGTATTTTCCGGACCGTAGTGTTGATCCAGATAACGATCCAGCTTATCTGCATTGAAACTCTTGATCGTGTCTTCATTACCCAGGATGGATTCACCCAATGAACTTCCCGGGAAAAGAAATTTCTCGAAGGTTTCAAAAGCAACTTCTTCCGGTACATCCTTGCTATCCCGTAATTCATCCAGAACCACAGACTTTTCGCGTTCTATATCAGATTCAGGAAAAATGGGATGAAGTAGAATATCTGACAGGACGTCCACGGCATCCTCCAGGTATTCACTGAGAAAACGGGCATGATAGCAGGTGTATTCCTTGGTAGTGAAGGCATTCAAATGTCCTCCAACACTTTCGAGTGAAGCTGCTATGTCAAAGGTTGACCTGCTTTTGGTGCCCTTGAATACGGTATGTTCCAGAAAATGAGAGATTCCCGAAAGTTCCGGGGGCTCGTAGCGACTTCCAGCTCGAACCCAGAAGCCTAAAGCCACCGAACGGACTGTGTCCACCGTTTCTGTAACGATGGTCAGTCCGTTCGATAGTATGGTTTGTTTACGAAGTGAGGTCACTTCGTTTACTTACCGCCGATTATTGTCGCGACGTGGACCGCGATCACGGCCTCCACGATCTCTACCACCACGATTGTTATCACGGCGAGGAGGACGAGGCTTCTTCTCTGGCTCCACCCAGCCTTCAGGTGCTTCCATTAAGGCTCTGCGGCTCAAGTTATAGCGACCGGAGGCATCTACTTCCATGAGTTTCACTTTAACCTTATCGCCAACTTTGAGAACATCCTCAACCTTTTCAACTCTGCGGTATTCAAGATCACTAATGTGAACCAGGCCCTGCTTTCCAGGTAAGAATTCAACAAAGGCACCAAAGTTCATGATACGCATGACTTCACCTTCGAATTCTTCACCCGCTACAGGAACGCGTACAATAGCGTTGACCTTGGCTGCGGCAGCTTCAGCAGCCTCAGCAGTTTCGCCAAAGACATAAACAAGACCTTCTTGTTCGATCTCGACAGTGGCACCAGTATCCGCCTGGATAGCTTTAATGATCTTACCACCTGGGCCAATAATATCACCGATCTGCTCTTGTTTGATCTTGATCGTGATAAAACTTGGAGCATTGGGTGATAGTTTTTCACGCGCAGCTGGTAAAGCAGCTTCCATGATTCCAATGATGTGCTCACGACCTTCTTTAGCCTGCATTAAGGCCTGGGTCATCAACTCAGCACTGATACCTTCGATCTTAAGATCCATTTGGATAGCATTGATACCATCTTTAGTACCAGTCACTTTGAAATCCATATCTCCGTAATGATCTTCATCACCCAGGATGTCAGACAGGACGGAAAAACGTTTTCCATCACTGATCAAGCCCATGGCAATTCCGGCAACTGTTTTATCGATACCAACACCGGCATCCATAAGAGCAAGTGAGCCACCACAAACGCTGGCCATTGAGGATGAACCATTTGATTCAAGGATCTCAGAAACCAGGCGTACGGTATAAGGAAAGTCTTCCTTTGCAGGCAGGAATGGTTTCAAGCTACGTTCTGCCAGATTACCATGACCGATCTCGCGTCGACTGGTAAAGCCGATACGACCAGTTTCACCCACACAATAGGGTGGAAAATTGTAATGCAGATAGAAGGATTTCTTGTAATCCTGATCCACATTATCAATGATCTGCTCATCAAGTTTAGTACCAAGTGTTGTGACCACCAATGCCTGAGTTTCACCTCTTGTAAACAAGGCAGAACCATGGACACGTGGTAACACGCCAACTTCAGCAGTGATCTGACGGATCTCTTTAAGACCACGACCATCTACCCGTTTCCCATCAGCCATGATCCGCTCACGGATATTGGCTTTGAGACGATTGTCAAACACCTCACCGACAATCTTCAGATGATCAGGATATTCTTCTTCGTATTTTGCGATAAGCTCGTCCTTGGCAGCGTTTCTAGCTTCCTGACGTTCCAACTTCAATACGATGGAATTCAACTCGGTGAGCTGTGTTTCGTCAATAGCACCGTCTACAGCAGCCATAATAGCAACTTTGGTCTCATCGACCTTGACTTCGCGTTTGACGGGTGCAATCTCATCAATAATGCTCTGCTGGAAGGCCACGACCTCAGAAATTGCTTTCTGGGCAAAAACCAGGGCCTCGACCATGACCTCTTCTGAAACTTCTTTGGCTTCACCTTCAACCATAACTACATCAGTTGCAGTTCCAGTGATGGTGATATCCATCTCGGATTCTTCAGCCTGAGCATAGGTGGGATTAAGGATCAGTTCCCCATCGATCCGTCCAACATGGACAGAAGCAACAGGACCATTCCAGGGTATGTCTGATATTGAGAGGGCAAAAGAGGCACCAATGGTTCCTAAGGCATCTGCCGTATTCTCACCATCGCTTGATACGACTGTGATCATAACCTGGGTTTCATTATTAAAGCTTTCGGGAAAAAGTGGACGAATCGGCCTATCGGTCATCCGAGCACTGAGGATCTCCTTTTCAGAAGGTCGGGCTTCCCGTTTGAAAAAGCCACCGGGAATCTTACCACCGGCATAACTTTTTTCACGATATTCTACTTGAAGCGGGAAGTAATCCCGCGTGGTATCTTCATGTTTAGAAGCAGTTGCTGCAACTAGAACTGCAGTTTCACCATACATTGCAAGCACGGATCCACCAGCTTGTCTGGCCATCCGACCAGTTTCGAGGCTCAGCGTACGACC
The DNA window shown above is from Candidatus Neomarinimicrobiota bacterium and carries:
- a CDS encoding pitrilysin family protein; the protein is MTSLRKQTILSNGLTIVTETVDTVRSVALGFWVRAGSRYEPPELSGISHFLEHTVFKGTKSRSTFDIAASLESVGGHLNAFTTKEYTCYHARFLSEYLEDAVDVLSDILLHPIFPESDIEREKSVVLDELRDSKDVPEEVAFETFEKFLFPGSSLGESILGNEDTIKSFNADKLDRYLDQHYGPENTIIVAAGYVDHEELVKLISARYDRKSSGENKYEAFDHALYQPGKEVRTKDIQQSHLIVGLPIFSVFDERRYDVAVLNSILSGGMSSRLFQNIREAHGVAYQIFSFVSLYRDAGSFGVYLATDPAKRDKAVELTLAELDKMVADPVSETELERVKAQYKSGIVMGDESMERRMLRLGRQQIYYGENVSLDVFLKKIEAIDSHRIQVLARELFNPSSFFTSILEPANGQNN
- the pnp gene encoding polyribonucleotide nucleotidyltransferase, yielding MIKKEMMLGGRTLSLETGRMARQAGGSVLAMYGETAVLVAATASKHEDTTRDYFPLQVEYREKSYAGGKIPGGFFKREARPSEKEILSARMTDRPIRPLFPESFNNETQVMITVVSSDGENTADALGTIGASFALSISDIPWNGPVASVHVGRIDGELILNPTYAQAEESEMDITITGTATDVVMVEGEAKEVSEEVMVEALVFAQKAISEVVAFQQSIIDEIAPVKREVKVDETKVAIMAAVDGAIDETQLTELNSIVLKLERQEARNAAKDELIAKYEEEYPDHLKIVGEVFDNRLKANIRERIMADGKRVDGRGLKEIRQITAEVGVLPRVHGSALFTRGETQALVVTTLGTKLDEQIIDNVDQDYKKSFYLHYNFPPYCVGETGRIGFTSRREIGHGNLAERSLKPFLPAKEDFPYTVRLVSEILESNGSSSMASVCGGSLALMDAGVGIDKTVAGIAMGLISDGKRFSVLSDILGDEDHYGDMDFKVTGTKDGINAIQMDLKIEGISAELMTQALMQAKEGREHIIGIMEAALPAAREKLSPNAPSFITIKIKQEQIGDIIGPGGKIIKAIQADTGATVEIEQEGLVYVFGETAEAAEAAAAKVNAIVRVPVAGEEFEGEVMRIMNFGAFVEFLPGKQGLVHISDLEYRRVEKVEDVLKVGDKVKVKLMEVDASGRYNLSRRALMEAPEGWVEPEKKPRPPRRDNNRGGRDRGGRDRGPRRDNNRR